Proteins encoded within one genomic window of Formosa agariphila KMM 3901:
- a CDS encoding glycoside hydrolase family 2 protein, with the protein MKNYIALCLLTILCSCAQQQQQQQQDTEVITSSERTTYNFNVDWKFIKSNPKQAQDINYNDATWETISCPHTFNDVDTFDDLSHGHHDGEDNQWRGTVWYRKHFKLPKDDKGKKVFIEFESVRQIADVYINGVHLGQNQTGFIPFGFDLTPHLKFGEENIIAVKVNNDRGDHFRENFPLVWNHEHWHPTHGGIYRNVFLHTMDPLHITLPLYDNLETVGTYVYAENISEKSADITVETEIQNEHAENKNITLVTQIVDNDGAVVAHSNKNVAIPSGQKMKVTTVTNIQNPQLWYTRYPYMYKVVSAIKESNKVIDTYESPLGIRNFDFNKDSGFWINGEQIKLHGWGQKPTNAWAGLGAALPDWLRDFTFKLMDEAGGNFIRWGHCAASPAEVDMGDKYGFVTLMPGVSGESEDEGETWDIRYKAFKDLIVYYRNHPSIFIWEGGNWAESEAHYKEILEAIKTFDPKGKRLMGNRRADVKNDSEGYVSIEIGTEGWEREYPDLPIIESEYNREEAPRRIWDKNSPDDNFYNHPNISKNTYKLSSEEFAVRQADHWWNKMGKKAYHSGGANWIFSDGPHGGRCPTEVTRASGEVDAVRLPKEAFYALKAMWRPEPQVHIVGHWNYEVGTKKTMYVMSNCASVKLYVNDKLVGTNSNPENGYVFKFDNVAWESGKIKAEGFIDDALKTTQTKETTGEPAALKLTSITGPEGWLADGSDVALIDVEVVDAQGRRCPLAKGRVDFTISGPAIWRGGYNSGKPNSTNNLFLDIEAGINRVAVRSVLESGTVTIMAKKPGFKDVSVTLKSLPIDFNNGLTTTLPQVYTNVLTKEPLPEHIPEMPEYIPGVKNRSELFRKFSYTGDGKAMLRTNMHWGKKAYTDLEYNYTVLPRYLNESEYVRTPNSDNRYWARDQLQFIAGKKMHIYVLHDDTVPRPEFLLRDYEDTGDNVNVVGASMSVFHRVAEEGESIIMAGNSDGDAPENCRMYTVMVKEFK; encoded by the coding sequence ATGAAAAATTATATAGCGTTATGTTTATTGACCATTTTATGTTCTTGTGCACAGCAGCAGCAGCAGCAGCAGCAGGATACAGAGGTTATAACAAGTAGTGAAAGAACAACATATAACTTTAATGTCGATTGGAAATTTATTAAATCCAATCCAAAGCAAGCACAAGATATAAATTATAATGATGCAACTTGGGAAACAATAAGTTGCCCGCACACCTTTAATGATGTAGATACTTTCGACGATTTAAGTCACGGTCATCACGATGGCGAAGATAACCAATGGCGTGGTACGGTTTGGTATAGAAAGCATTTTAAATTACCCAAAGACGACAAAGGTAAAAAAGTATTCATCGAATTTGAATCGGTGCGTCAAATAGCCGATGTATACATCAATGGCGTTCATTTGGGGCAAAACCAAACGGGGTTTATTCCTTTTGGTTTCGACTTAACCCCACATCTTAAATTTGGAGAAGAAAATATCATCGCTGTAAAGGTGAATAATGACCGCGGTGATCATTTTAGAGAAAATTTCCCGTTAGTTTGGAATCACGAACACTGGCATCCAACCCACGGTGGCATCTACCGAAATGTCTTTCTACATACTATGGATCCACTTCATATTACATTACCGCTTTACGATAATCTAGAAACGGTTGGAACCTATGTTTATGCCGAAAATATTAGTGAAAAAAGTGCTGATATTACTGTTGAAACCGAAATTCAAAACGAGCATGCCGAAAATAAGAACATCACATTGGTAACCCAAATTGTCGATAATGATGGTGCTGTGGTTGCACATTCTAATAAAAATGTTGCCATACCAAGCGGACAAAAAATGAAGGTAACAACGGTAACAAATATTCAAAATCCGCAACTTTGGTATACGCGTTACCCTTATATGTACAAAGTAGTATCGGCTATAAAAGAAAGTAATAAGGTGATTGATACTTACGAATCGCCTTTAGGTATTCGCAATTTTGATTTTAATAAAGATTCAGGTTTTTGGATTAATGGTGAACAAATTAAGTTACACGGTTGGGGGCAAAAACCAACCAATGCTTGGGCAGGATTAGGAGCTGCTTTACCAGATTGGTTACGCGATTTTACTTTTAAGTTAATGGATGAAGCTGGCGGAAATTTTATTCGTTGGGGACATTGTGCAGCTTCGCCCGCCGAAGTAGATATGGGCGATAAATATGGATTTGTTACCCTTATGCCAGGTGTGAGCGGTGAATCGGAAGACGAAGGTGAAACCTGGGACATCCGCTATAAAGCTTTTAAAGATTTAATCGTGTACTACCGTAACCACCCGTCTATATTTATTTGGGAAGGTGGAAACTGGGCGGAATCTGAAGCCCATTACAAAGAAATTTTGGAGGCTATTAAAACCTTCGACCCTAAAGGAAAACGCTTGATGGGAAACCGTCGTGCAGATGTTAAAAACGATTCAGAAGGTTATGTGTCTATCGAAATTGGTACAGAGGGTTGGGAGCGAGAATACCCGGATTTACCGATAATCGAAAGTGAATATAATCGCGAGGAAGCTCCGAGACGTATTTGGGATAAAAATTCGCCAGACGATAATTTTTATAACCATCCTAACATTAGTAAAAATACATACAAATTAAGTTCGGAAGAATTTGCGGTACGTCAAGCCGACCATTGGTGGAATAAAATGGGGAAAAAAGCGTACCATTCTGGAGGTGCAAATTGGATATTTTCAGATGGCCCACATGGCGGCCGCTGTCCTACAGAAGTCACCCGTGCTAGTGGCGAAGTGGATGCCGTACGCTTACCAAAAGAAGCTTTCTACGCCTTAAAAGCTATGTGGCGCCCAGAGCCGCAAGTGCATATTGTAGGGCATTGGAATTATGAAGTAGGCACTAAAAAAACAATGTATGTTATGTCTAACTGTGCTTCTGTAAAGTTATATGTGAATGATAAATTGGTAGGAACGAATTCAAATCCTGAAAATGGCTATGTCTTTAAATTTGATAATGTTGCTTGGGAATCTGGTAAAATTAAAGCAGAAGGCTTTATAGATGACGCCTTAAAAACCACTCAAACAAAAGAAACGACAGGAGAACCTGCGGCTTTAAAATTAACATCTATTACGGGGCCAGAAGGTTGGTTGGCAGATGGTTCGGATGTTGCTTTAATTGATGTTGAAGTTGTAGACGCCCAAGGCAGACGATGCCCATTAGCAAAAGGCCGTGTAGACTTTACTATAAGTGGTCCAGCAATCTGGCGCGGTGGATACAATAGCGGAAAACCAAATAGTACCAACAATCTATTTTTAGATATTGAGGCGGGTATTAATCGTGTAGCTGTACGTTCTGTTTTAGAGTCTGGAACGGTAACTATTATGGCTAAAAAACCTGGTTTTAAAGATGTTAGTGTAACTCTAAAAAGCTTGCCAATCGATTTTAATAATGGATTAACAACAACGCTTCCACAAGTTTATACCAATGTATTAACCAAAGAGCCTTTACCAGAACATATTCCAGAAATGCCAGAATATATTCCGGGAGTAAAGAATAGAAGTGAATTATTTAGAAAATTTAGCTATACCGGAGATGGTAAGGCTATGTTAAGAACTAATATGCATTGGGGTAAAAAAGCATACACCGATTTAGAATATAATTATACCGTATTACCGAGGTACTTGAATGAATCGGAATATGTTAGAACGCCTAATTCCGATAATCGCTATTGGGCGCGTGATCAGCTACAATTTATTGCTGGAAAAAAAATGCACATTTATGTATTGCATGATGATACCGTACCACGTCCAGAATTTTTATTGAGAGATTATGAAGATACAGGAGATAATGTAAATGTGGTTGGGGCAAGTATGTCCGTATTTCATCGTGTAGCCGAGGAAGGTGAAAGTATTATTATGGCTGGAAATAGCGATGGTGATGCACCAGAAAATTGTAGAATGTATACCGTTATGGTCAAGGAATTTAAATAG
- a CDS encoding sugar-binding domain-containing protein: MKVLLWLEIAMVMHQKIVECIPLWSRNLNSNVKGMRGEGIACLLIVLCSIIYRTEAQRIETNFNNNWHFILKDSPDFSKENLDDSSWELLNVPHDWSFEKGVRKGGDQGQGGGYHDGGIGWYRKTFSFSKASLSKTTYINFDGVYMNSEVWINGNRLGKRPYGYISFRYDISKYLKVGKNTIAVRVDNGLEPSARWYHSCGIYAPVKLVEVNPTHFKPNTIFIKTPSIEKQQGVVSIDAEIKGAFKGLKYNVELLTANGKVIATHSEKLASAQPSVQLEVKPPKLWSPESPNLYKAKTQILDGKKVIDEKTTTFGFRTVAWKTETGFWLNGENVKLKGVCEHWEGGPVGGAWTKPMLRWKLQSLKDMGINAIRPSHNSTPPMFYDICDEIGLLVMDEIFDGWHKKAPEDYGKQAFDEWWQADVKEWITRDRNHPSIFVWSLGNETHSDVAPEMVAFGKNLDPTRLFTSGAGNPEDMDIQGVNGGSETKSFIENNKLTKPFISTEAPHTWQTRGYYRTQTWWRDNELSGTYELPNLTEKEVFFYEGINPKNWKNRKQRFNSSYDNATVRVSARKYWEVMRDTPWHSGHFRWTGFDYYGEAGLVHGGLPFNLFMGGALDVAGFKKDLYYFYQSQWTEKPMIHMLPHWTHPRMKKGTVIPVWVYANADEVELFLNGISLGKDKPGTVWNEMQCEWLVPYEEGTLEAVGYINGKVVNRTSFSTAQQPSKLKTSILKLDAEGSFTDSFIVTSESLDTAGHLYPYGENKVYYHIQGDVKKISMENGNPIDPTSRTKSDFRALFFGKTRTFLRALPEPKEAAVVTAAILGDKALYTSNLITIDAQHIQLLGKSKTSDLEIRYTTNGENPETHGKLYKDAFMVEDDTTVKAIVKQNGKTVLSMEETFGKNEGLFWGDEHSADMWIGRGVDISAEEGVLTGAAKPSREAHRFKGSGFVDFKGGEGSITWYQENDGEPGDYSIRFRYMHNNHGKLHPMKLYVNDEYVRTIEFEPTGGWEKEWKFVPTIIVLQSGANNIKLETTGESGPFIDELFID, encoded by the coding sequence GTGAAAGTATTATTATGGCTGGAAATAGCGATGGTGATGCACCAGAAAATTGTAGAATGTATACCGTTATGGTCAAGGAATTTAAATAGTAATGTGAAGGGAATGAGAGGTGAAGGGATAGCTTGCTTGTTAATAGTACTGTGTTCAATTATTTATAGAACAGAGGCACAACGTATAGAAACCAATTTCAACAATAATTGGCATTTTATATTAAAAGATAGCCCTGACTTTTCTAAGGAAAATTTAGATGATTCCTCTTGGGAATTGCTTAATGTTCCACACGATTGGTCTTTCGAAAAAGGTGTTCGAAAAGGTGGCGATCAAGGCCAAGGTGGCGGGTACCATGATGGCGGAATTGGTTGGTATCGAAAAACATTTTCGTTTAGCAAAGCGAGTCTGTCTAAAACAACCTATATCAATTTTGATGGGGTTTATATGAACAGCGAAGTATGGATAAATGGAAACCGATTGGGTAAAAGACCGTACGGCTACATCAGTTTTAGATATGATATTTCAAAATATTTAAAAGTAGGAAAAAATACGATTGCTGTACGAGTAGATAATGGTTTAGAGCCTTCGGCAAGGTGGTACCACTCATGTGGTATTTATGCTCCTGTAAAGTTGGTTGAAGTCAATCCAACTCATTTTAAGCCTAACACCATTTTTATAAAAACGCCTTCTATAGAAAAACAACAAGGCGTTGTTTCTATCGACGCAGAAATTAAAGGCGCTTTTAAAGGTTTAAAATACAATGTGGAGTTATTGACTGCAAACGGCAAAGTAATAGCAACACATAGTGAAAAGTTAGCTTCAGCACAACCAAGTGTTCAATTGGAGGTGAAACCACCTAAACTCTGGAGTCCAGAATCGCCAAATCTTTATAAAGCTAAAACTCAAATTCTAGATGGTAAAAAGGTTATTGATGAGAAAACAACCACCTTCGGATTTAGAACTGTTGCATGGAAAACTGAAACGGGTTTTTGGTTGAATGGTGAAAACGTAAAACTAAAAGGTGTTTGCGAACATTGGGAAGGTGGTCCAGTTGGAGGGGCTTGGACTAAGCCCATGTTGCGCTGGAAATTACAATCTTTAAAAGATATGGGAATAAATGCCATTAGACCATCGCACAATTCTACCCCGCCAATGTTTTACGATATCTGTGATGAAATTGGCTTGTTGGTAATGGATGAAATTTTTGATGGCTGGCATAAAAAAGCACCCGAAGATTATGGAAAACAAGCCTTTGATGAATGGTGGCAAGCCGATGTGAAAGAGTGGATAACTAGAGACCGCAACCATCCTAGTATTTTTGTGTGGAGTTTGGGTAATGAAACCCATAGCGATGTAGCCCCAGAAATGGTTGCATTTGGTAAAAATCTAGACCCAACCCGATTGTTTACATCTGGCGCAGGAAATCCAGAAGATATGGACATTCAAGGTGTTAATGGCGGGTCTGAAACAAAGTCTTTTATAGAGAATAACAAATTAACAAAACCTTTTATTTCTACCGAAGCACCACACACTTGGCAAACAAGAGGGTATTACAGAACCCAAACCTGGTGGCGCGACAATGAATTATCAGGAACTTATGAGCTTCCTAATTTAACCGAAAAGGAGGTTTTCTTTTACGAAGGAATTAATCCAAAAAATTGGAAAAATAGAAAACAGCGTTTTAACTCTTCTTACGATAATGCTACGGTACGCGTTTCGGCAAGAAAGTATTGGGAAGTGATGCGCGATACACCATGGCATAGTGGGCATTTCCGTTGGACTGGTTTCGATTATTATGGAGAAGCTGGTTTAGTACACGGGGGCTTGCCATTTAACTTGTTTATGGGAGGAGCTTTGGATGTTGCAGGGTTCAAAAAAGACTTGTATTATTTCTACCAGAGTCAATGGACAGAAAAACCAATGATTCATATGTTGCCACATTGGACGCATCCAAGAATGAAAAAAGGTACGGTCATTCCGGTTTGGGTTTACGCTAATGCAGATGAAGTAGAACTGTTTCTTAACGGAATATCTTTAGGAAAAGATAAACCAGGAACCGTTTGGAACGAAATGCAATGCGAGTGGCTTGTGCCATACGAAGAGGGAACGCTTGAAGCAGTTGGATATATTAATGGAAAAGTAGTTAATAGAACGTCCTTTTCAACGGCGCAGCAACCATCAAAACTAAAAACTAGTATTCTAAAATTAGACGCCGAAGGAAGTTTTACTGACAGTTTTATCGTTACTTCCGAAAGTTTAGATACCGCTGGCCATTTATACCCGTATGGAGAAAACAAAGTGTATTACCATATTCAGGGCGATGTCAAGAAAATTTCTATGGAAAATGGAAATCCAATAGACCCCACAAGCAGAACTAAATCTGATTTTAGAGCCTTGTTTTTTGGAAAAACTAGAACCTTTTTAAGAGCCTTACCCGAGCCTAAAGAGGCCGCGGTGGTAACCGCAGCAATCTTAGGTGATAAAGCATTATATACTTCAAATTTAATTACAATTGATGCCCAGCACATTCAACTTTTAGGAAAATCGAAAACTTCAGATTTAGAAATCCGTTATACCACTAATGGTGAAAATCCGGAAACGCATGGCAAGCTTTATAAAGATGCTTTTATGGTAGAAGATGACACGACAGTGAAAGCCATTGTAAAACAAAATGGTAAAACGGTTTTGTCTATGGAAGAAACTTTCGGTAAAAATGAAGGCTTGTTTTGGGGCGATGAACATTCGGCCGATATGTGGATTGGTAGAGGTGTAGATATTTCTGCTGAAGAAGGTGTTTTAACAGGAGCCGCTAAACCAAGTAGAGAGGCACACCGATTTAAAGGTTCTGGTTTTGTCGATTTCAAAGGAGGTGAAGGCTCCATCACTTGGTATCAAGAAAACGATGGCGAACCTGGTGATTATAGTATTCGCTTTAGGTATATGCATAACAACCACGGGAAGTTACACCCAATGAAGCTGTATGTAAATGATGAATATGTAAGAACCATTGAATTTGAACCAACGGGTGGTTGGGAAAAAGAATGGAAGTTTGTGCCTACTATTATTGTACTGCAATCAGGAGCTAATAATATTAAATTAGAAACGACGGGAGAGAGTGGGCCTTTTATTGATGAACTATTTATAGATTAA
- a CDS encoding glycosyl hydrolase, whose amino-acid sequence MPRFLKYILGLFLISISAFGQNLVPEVTELESGFNSPPNQAKARTWWHWISGNVSKSGITKDLEAMKAVGIQEAQLFNVDLGFPAGPVDYLSEDWLDLFHFSALEAKRIGLELTFHNTAGWSSSGGPWISPEYAMQTVVYSEIIVKGGKAIKKQLPQPETKLNFYKDIAVLAFPKPKQTMKIDDLDFKSLSGRIRNHLLPDTKIIPSEAVIQKQEIINLTAHLNDAGILEWKVPKGEWVILRLGHTPTGKKNHPAPKGGHGLEVDKMSTKAVDVYWEGGIQPILNKLGDLVGTTVNNCLIDSYEVGTANWTAGFDAEFETLRGYSLVSYLPTLAGYYVESGEITERFLWDFRRTIGDLMAKNYYAHFRDLCHKNGLKFSVEPYWGPFDNMQVGATGDIVMCEFWSGGYPFFDSPKFVSSIAHLNGSSIVGAESFTGIGGWDEHPAELKSIGDRAWAEGITRFIFHTYVHQPWDVAPGLALSYHGTDFNRLNTWWRQGKAFMDYIARSQFMLQQGKNVADVLVFTGESSPNTAFLLPEIKQLGYDYDLIGSNKLSDLFVKNGKICTPVGGQYDVLMLPESDWIKPETLHKIEDLVKDGAKVIGSKPKKSPSLEHYSTCDAEVKRLSDFLWGKGLVKEISIVDFLKGNNLLADFKIESDDVSDISFIHRKTDEADIYFIANARKESREIKVRFRVSNKQPEIWQAESGTIKKPAVWQNHADGTTSLPLQLGMEEAVFVVFKNASKEKSQLVSAKMELENPKSEPLSNLQIIKAEYGTFLQEGLVDITDKVAAEVKDNQLHIQASRAFCDCDPAMGYIKEFRMEYQIGEDIKTISAQEKEYVNINAGDKKLTVLKAVFGKFKPETKGVPKHYPVHDVTEKIKQEIASGNLVIPVNNQLIGGKTPEGDNTTIKITFTTDGEEQTLFVPKGRPLNLSKDRSKPEIVLNDGETQWITPYPGTLSYKNLSGKVMATTVKSVPQPIMLAGTWDVEFPSDLVTINKVRFDELKSWSAVENEGIKYFSGTASYHKTFQVSKKLLKSNNKLELDLGSVAVIAEVILNGKPVGTLWKAPFRLDVTNDVKTGENKLEVKVTNLWPNRLIGDEKLPLDFERKGPKIKSVPDWLLNNTKRPSERTTFPAWKHWDKEDELLSSGLLGPVKINVLVEKSL is encoded by the coding sequence ATGCCTCGATTTTTAAAATACATACTTGGATTATTTTTGATTTCTATATCAGCATTTGGCCAAAACTTAGTACCAGAAGTAACTGAGTTAGAATCGGGTTTTAATTCACCTCCCAATCAAGCCAAAGCTCGTACTTGGTGGCATTGGATAAGCGGTAACGTCTCAAAATCTGGAATTACCAAAGATTTGGAGGCTATGAAAGCAGTAGGGATTCAAGAAGCCCAATTGTTTAATGTAGATTTAGGTTTTCCTGCCGGCCCTGTCGATTATTTAAGTGAAGACTGGTTGGATTTATTTCATTTTTCGGCACTTGAAGCAAAACGGATAGGGTTAGAACTCACTTTTCATAACACCGCCGGCTGGTCTTCCTCTGGTGGTCCCTGGATAAGTCCGGAATATGCCATGCAAACCGTGGTATATAGCGAAATTATAGTTAAAGGAGGTAAAGCAATTAAAAAACAGTTACCACAACCTGAAACCAAATTAAATTTTTATAAAGATATTGCTGTTCTGGCCTTTCCTAAACCAAAGCAAACAATGAAAATTGACGATTTAGATTTTAAAAGTTTATCAGGAAGAATTCGTAATCATTTGTTGCCAGATACAAAAATTATTCCTTCTGAAGCTGTCATTCAAAAACAGGAGATAATTAACCTCACAGCGCATCTCAATGACGCAGGTATTTTAGAGTGGAAAGTCCCTAAAGGCGAATGGGTGATTTTAAGATTAGGACATACGCCTACAGGTAAAAAAAATCATCCTGCACCAAAGGGCGGCCATGGATTGGAGGTTGATAAAATGAGTACAAAAGCGGTAGATGTGTATTGGGAAGGAGGCATTCAACCCATTCTCAATAAGTTGGGCGATTTAGTAGGTACAACAGTTAATAATTGCTTAATAGATAGTTATGAGGTTGGAACCGCTAATTGGACTGCTGGGTTTGATGCTGAATTTGAAACATTAAGAGGTTACAGTTTGGTCTCTTATTTGCCAACTTTAGCAGGCTATTATGTGGAAAGTGGCGAAATTACCGAGCGTTTTCTTTGGGATTTTCGAAGAACTATAGGCGATTTAATGGCCAAAAACTATTATGCCCATTTTCGGGATCTATGTCATAAAAACGGTTTAAAATTTTCGGTAGAACCCTATTGGGGTCCTTTCGATAATATGCAAGTAGGGGCTACAGGCGATATCGTCATGTGTGAATTTTGGAGTGGTGGTTATCCGTTTTTCGATTCGCCTAAATTTGTATCTTCCATAGCACATTTAAACGGAAGTTCTATTGTAGGGGCCGAATCCTTTACGGGTATTGGCGGCTGGGACGAGCATCCTGCGGAACTCAAATCCATTGGTGATAGAGCATGGGCCGAAGGTATTACCCGATTTATTTTTCACACCTATGTACACCAACCTTGGGATGTGGCTCCAGGCTTAGCTTTAAGTTATCACGGTACCGATTTTAATCGCCTTAATACCTGGTGGCGTCAAGGCAAAGCATTTATGGATTATATCGCTCGTTCCCAGTTCATGCTTCAACAAGGTAAAAATGTTGCCGATGTGCTTGTGTTCACAGGGGAATCTTCACCAAATACAGCTTTTTTATTGCCAGAAATAAAGCAATTAGGATATGATTACGATTTAATTGGTTCAAATAAATTGTCAGACTTATTTGTTAAAAACGGAAAAATTTGCACCCCTGTGGGTGGACAATACGACGTGTTAATGTTACCAGAATCAGATTGGATCAAACCAGAAACGCTTCATAAAATTGAAGATTTAGTAAAAGATGGTGCTAAAGTAATTGGCAGTAAACCCAAAAAATCGCCAAGTTTAGAACATTATTCCACTTGTGATGCCGAGGTAAAAAGACTGAGTGATTTCCTTTGGGGGAAGGGTTTGGTGAAGGAGATTTCGATAGTCGATTTTTTAAAGGGTAATAATCTGTTGGCTGATTTTAAAATTGAAAGCGATGATGTTTCCGATATCAGTTTTATCCACCGAAAAACAGATGAAGCCGATATTTATTTCATCGCCAATGCCCGAAAGGAAAGTCGGGAAATTAAAGTCCGTTTTAGAGTATCCAATAAGCAACCTGAAATATGGCAGGCAGAATCAGGCACCATTAAAAAGCCTGCTGTTTGGCAAAATCATGCAGATGGCACCACGAGTTTACCACTGCAATTGGGTATGGAAGAGGCCGTGTTTGTAGTTTTTAAGAATGCTTCCAAAGAAAAGTCACAGTTGGTGTCGGCTAAAATGGAACTTGAAAACCCAAAGTCAGAGCCGCTTTCAAATTTACAAATTATTAAAGCCGAGTATGGCACGTTTCTTCAAGAAGGCTTGGTAGATATTACAGATAAAGTTGCAGCCGAGGTAAAAGATAATCAATTGCATATTCAAGCTTCAAGGGCATTTTGTGATTGCGATCCAGCCATGGGGTATATAAAGGAGTTTAGAATGGAATACCAAATTGGCGAAGACATTAAAACGATATCTGCACAAGAAAAGGAGTATGTAAATATTAATGCGGGCGATAAAAAGTTAACCGTGTTAAAAGCAGTTTTCGGAAAATTTAAACCAGAAACCAAAGGAGTACCCAAACATTACCCCGTTCATGATGTTACCGAAAAAATTAAACAGGAAATAGCATCAGGTAATTTGGTAATTCCTGTAAACAATCAATTGATAGGAGGAAAGACTCCTGAAGGTGATAACACCACGATAAAAATAACATTTACCACCGATGGCGAAGAGCAGACACTTTTTGTTCCCAAAGGGAGACCCTTAAATCTTTCAAAAGATAGGAGCAAACCAGAAATTGTTTTGAACGATGGTGAAACACAGTGGATAACCCCATATCCTGGAACACTTAGCTATAAAAATCTATCTGGAAAAGTCATGGCAACCACAGTCAAATCAGTGCCGCAACCTATCATGCTTGCGGGAACTTGGGATGTTGAATTTCCGTCAGATTTAGTTACAATAAATAAAGTGAGGTTTGATGAATTAAAATCGTGGTCAGCTGTTGAAAATGAAGGCATTAAGTATTTTTCAGGAACAGCGAGTTATCATAAAACCTTTCAGGTATCCAAAAAACTACTTAAATCCAACAACAAATTAGAACTCGATTTGGGAAGCGTTGCTGTAATCGCAGAAGTGATTTTAAATGGTAAACCGGTAGGGACACTTTGGAAAGCACCTTTCAGATTGGATGTTACAAATGATGTGAAAACTGGCGAAAACAAACTTGAAGTTAAGGTCACCAACTTATGGCCAAACCGATTAATTGGTGATGAAAAATTGCCATTGGATTTTGAACGTAAAGGTCCTAAAATAAAAAGCGTACCAGATTGGTTGCTAAATAATACAAAACGTCCTAGTGAAAGAACCACATTCCCAGCTTGGAAACATTGGGATAAGGAGGACGAATTATTAAGTTCTGGATTGTTGGGGCCGGTTAAAATAAATGTGTTAGTAGAAAAATCGTTATAA
- a CDS encoding sulfatase: protein MKTRYFLLLGICMLSCRTDEKKQVQKEVDKPNVLFIAVDDLNNMISPIANFSNIQTPNFDRLAAMGVTFTDAHCPAPLCGPSRSAIMTGLRPSTTGIYGMTPDNKIRRDDNEATKDIIFLPEYFKKNGYHSMGIGKLFHNYAPDGMFDEGGGRVKGFGPFPEKRFVWDGFGTSKSRKGQYGRTNTDWGAFPESDTLMPDHQAVNWVLERFNKNYKQPFFLALGFQRPHVPLYVPQKWFDLYPLESIQTPPYQSDDLNDIPPVGLKINDLPMMPSTEWAINSGEWKKIIQAYLACVSFVDYELGRVLDALKNSPYAKNTIIVLWSDHGYRLGEKGTFAKHALWESATKAPLFFAGPNLPKGKKIDAPVEMLSIYPTLLELSGLQAYARNEAKSLVRMMQKNEGLKDTYAITTYGKNNHAVKVDGYRYIQYEDGTEEFYDNASDPNEWINEANNFKFKSKIEALKALLPKTNATWDAESNYTFQPYFVEQKTRGNVNAAKAVKVIGAER from the coding sequence ATGAAAACAAGATATTTTTTGTTATTAGGTATCTGCATGCTGTCATGTCGTACCGATGAAAAGAAGCAAGTCCAGAAGGAAGTAGATAAGCCAAATGTGTTATTTATAGCGGTAGACGATTTGAATAATATGATTAGCCCCATTGCTAATTTTTCTAATATTCAAACCCCAAACTTTGATAGGTTGGCGGCTATGGGCGTTACTTTTACAGATGCCCACTGTCCAGCGCCTTTATGCGGACCATCAAGATCGGCTATAATGACGGGTTTGCGCCCTTCAACAACAGGAATTTATGGCATGACGCCCGATAATAAAATTCGTAGAGATGATAATGAGGCTACTAAGGATATTATTTTTCTTCCCGAATATTTTAAGAAGAACGGTTATCATTCTATGGGAATAGGTAAACTTTTTCATAATTATGCACCTGATGGTATGTTTGATGAAGGAGGCGGTCGTGTAAAAGGTTTTGGTCCATTTCCTGAAAAGCGATTTGTTTGGGATGGTTTTGGAACTTCTAAATCACGAAAAGGGCAGTATGGCAGAACCAATACCGATTGGGGCGCATTTCCTGAAAGTGATACGCTAATGCCAGACCATCAAGCGGTGAATTGGGTTTTAGAACGCTTCAATAAAAATTACAAACAGCCTTTCTTTTTGGCCTTGGGGTTTCAAAGACCACATGTGCCATTATATGTGCCTCAAAAATGGTTCGATTTGTATCCGCTTGAGAGCATACAAACACCACCATATCAATCAGATGATTTAAATGATATTCCACCCGTAGGCTTAAAAATTAACGATTTACCTATGATGCCTTCAACAGAATGGGCTATAAATAGCGGAGAATGGAAAAAAATAATACAAGCATATTTGGCTTGTGTCAGTTTTGTGGATTACGAATTAGGTCGTGTTTTAGATGCTTTAAAAAATAGCCCATATGCCAAAAACACCATCATAGTTTTATGGTCCGACCACGGATACCGTTTAGGAGAAAAAGGAACCTTTGCAAAACATGCTTTATGGGAAAGCGCTACAAAAGCACCATTGTTTTTTGCTGGGCCAAATTTACCAAAAGGGAAAAAGATAGATGCCCCAGTAGAAATGTTATCGATTTATCCAACACTTTTAGAGTTAAGTGGCTTGCAAGCATATGCAAGAAATGAAGCTAAGAGTTTGGTGCGCATGATGCAAAAGAATGAAGGTTTAAAAGATACCTATGCCATTACTACCTATGGGAAGAACAACCATGCCGTTAAAGTTGATGGTTACCGATACATTCAATATGAAGATGGGACAGAAGAATTTTACGACAATGCTTCAGATCCGAATGAATGGATTAATGAAGCCAATAATTTTAAATTTAAAAGTAAAATAGAAGCCTTAAAAGCTTTGTTGCCGAAAACAAATGCGACATGGGATGCGGAGTCAAACTACACTTTTCAGCCTTATTTTGTAGAACAAAAAACACGTGGAAATGTAAATGCTGCTAAGGCAGTTAAAGTTATTGGCGCAGAACGGTGA